One stretch of Pandoraea oxalativorans DNA includes these proteins:
- a CDS encoding AEC family transporter: MQAVISAALPVFGLIFLGYLCARRAWLGDAALDALNRFVVYLALPAVLFQSMAQITWAELVNPGFLGAFGGGMAATFALSFLLDRTVRGRLTDASIEGMGAAYPNAGFMGLPLCLVAFGPASVPAVVVAMLLTATVLFAISIGIIETDLQATPNWRRTAGFVARALIRNPLVVSPFAGMAFAAFGIALPAPALHFTTLLGGAASPCALVAIGMFLAQSAGAAKEPRMARAVGRLVGLKLIFQPAITAFLAFRVFDLPTIWAHSALLLSALPIGTGPFMLAQLYGREAAVASRAILISTVLSVVTVSLLIGWFSVR, encoded by the coding sequence ATGCAAGCCGTTATCTCTGCCGCCCTGCCCGTGTTCGGGCTGATCTTCCTGGGGTACCTTTGCGCCCGCAGGGCCTGGCTCGGCGATGCCGCGCTCGATGCGCTCAATCGCTTCGTCGTCTATCTTGCGCTGCCCGCCGTTCTGTTTCAGTCGATGGCGCAGATCACGTGGGCCGAGCTCGTCAATCCCGGCTTTCTGGGCGCGTTCGGCGGCGGGATGGCCGCAACCTTCGCGCTGTCCTTCCTGCTCGACCGGACGGTGCGCGGACGCCTGACCGACGCAAGCATCGAGGGGATGGGCGCGGCGTACCCTAACGCGGGCTTCATGGGGCTGCCGCTGTGCCTCGTAGCGTTCGGTCCGGCGAGCGTGCCCGCCGTCGTCGTGGCCATGCTGCTCACGGCGACGGTGCTCTTCGCGATTTCCATCGGAATTATCGAAACGGATCTGCAAGCCACGCCGAACTGGCGTCGCACGGCGGGTTTCGTTGCGCGTGCGCTCATTCGCAATCCACTGGTCGTCTCGCCCTTCGCCGGTATGGCGTTCGCGGCGTTCGGCATCGCGCTGCCCGCCCCCGCCCTCCACTTCACGACGTTACTCGGCGGCGCGGCCAGCCCGTGCGCACTGGTGGCCATCGGCATGTTCCTCGCACAAAGCGCGGGCGCGGCAAAAGAGCCGCGGATGGCGCGCGCCGTGGGACGCCTCGTCGGACTCAAGCTGATTTTCCAACCGGCCATTACCGCGTTTCTGGCGTTTCGCGTGTTCGATCTGCCAACGATCTGGGCGCACAGCGCGTTGCTGCTGTCGGCGCTGCCCATCGGCACCGGGCCGTTCATGCTGGCGCAGTTGTACGGCCGCGAGGCGGCCGTGGCGTCGCGCGCCATTCTGATCTCGACGGTGTTGTCGGTGGTGACGGTGTCGTTGCTGATCGGCTGGTTCAGCGTTCGATAA
- a CDS encoding GntR family transcriptional regulator translates to MPSPMAPLAPLASTPVLIDQVYSRLRDAIADLTLPPGERIRQAELADSLGVSRQPVSHALQLLKRDGLVCDSGRQGLEVAPIDADHLRQLYQVRTALDSLAARLAAMRRAEGTLPDDALRRLQDAVAAGMAMTKGTPVVRQVRIEVAFHTALHDASGNPLIAQTVAPQWPHIMRAMAATLGAMPMQEVVWHEHGEIVARIAAGDANGAETAAREHTEADGGNARREWLIRLTQSN, encoded by the coding sequence ATGCCCTCGCCGATGGCCCCGCTTGCGCCGCTCGCCAGCACGCCGGTGCTCATCGATCAGGTGTACTCGCGGCTGCGCGACGCCATCGCCGACCTCACGCTGCCGCCCGGCGAGCGCATCCGCCAGGCCGAACTGGCCGACTCGTTGGGCGTATCGCGTCAGCCCGTGAGCCATGCATTGCAATTGCTCAAGCGCGACGGACTGGTGTGCGACAGTGGACGTCAGGGGCTCGAAGTGGCCCCGATCGACGCGGACCATTTGCGTCAGCTCTATCAGGTGCGCACCGCACTCGACAGCCTGGCGGCGCGACTGGCCGCGATGCGCCGCGCCGAAGGCACGTTGCCGGACGATGCGCTGCGCCGCCTGCAAGACGCCGTCGCCGCTGGCATGGCCATGACCAAAGGCACGCCGGTGGTGCGGCAGGTCCGTATCGAAGTCGCCTTCCACACGGCCTTGCACGACGCGTCGGGCAACCCGCTGATTGCACAGACGGTGGCCCCGCAGTGGCCGCACATCATGCGCGCGATGGCCGCCACGCTGGGCGCGATGCCGATGCAGGAAGTCGTCTGGCATGAGCATGGGGAAATCGTCGCGCGCATTGCGGCCGGTGACGCCAACGGTGCCGAAACCGCCGCCCGCGAACATACGGAAGCCGACGGTGGCAACGCGCGTCGCGAATGGCTGATCCGTCTCACGCAATCGAACTGA